A genomic stretch from Ureibacillus composti includes:
- a CDS encoding Ig-like domain-containing protein, which translates to MKKIMSIMIIVLLLFTQSTVYAQIDVEIPDMTPDLQAPFITQINVSNNELTPTTSIKVIADISDELSGFNNGSITYRKPNNQTKTVSFILNSISGKYEALISVPEIDVAGEWKATSIYLEDNKENYIYLSNLSKQSNGEEIDLSKLNLIVSGVNSPPEPTDKEAPLLNLISVNSQEVTINEKIELVAEVTDNESGVSTVRADYRLPSGKSKSIILRENANGQFVGSYTIGKYDESGEWVLSTIYVNDNAGNSRTSTSYLDSNGNEMNFENCNFIVSGTIVDSEAPVLQDISVTSQIVRPNEKIEVRVKATDNESGVVYVRVNYKKPNGSTGSMQLVRNTLGEFIGSLTVSQYEERGKFTITSVYMEDLVGNRITALDYIDSEDNIKDFSHCEVEITGTTPDWEGPEFIGGNISKSQFSPTQVAVKLVITVEDKLSGITYSSLSGSYKKPSGRLYYLNFSKVNNEFTATILLDKFDEMGVWELESLSIRDAVGNYTRPTKVGANPLSEFNINVMGKVTITPGTYNSILLKVPESLNGGLSYQLQPVLKSSNSDVADKDITQDTKTEYSSSNSKLLTINSNGLMTVPDDAGSGYVTVGVSYGDVSKEETIKINGGNIDSFLEVSPLQVTLHSGKTEQIKVVEIYDGARKDVTNSSSGVTYTSSNPTLVTVTKDGLIEAVSNDEEGTVEIYVTYNNKEAKSTVKLTKPSIQSLLISPLEEELSLKNNKLQLVVKAIMTDGTTIDVTKSSTGTRYVSSNVNRATIDENGLISVPAETSHGSETVTITAINNNIKVESRLKINGPPFLDAIDLRSSIPTTLERDSSYQISDVLANWSDGTQTTVTSGITYESSDTNKITVSPTGLIEAVPGAIGSSYISVRYEGKSIRTLVALEDPITLESIELSDTIPTTLAQDGTQQIPDIFANWSDGRQTTVTSGITYESSDTNKITVSPTGLVEPVSGAIGSAYISVKYAGKSIRSLVTLETPPTPLSIELSEPIPATITQGESYQIKDVYVNWSNGMQSPVTAGITYESSAPTKLTVSSTGLIEAVPGSIGSSYISVKYEGKSIRTLVALETPPTPLSIELSELIPATIPQGESYQIKDVLVNWSNGTQTPVTTGITYESSAPTKLTVSSTGLIEAVSGANGSSYISVRYGGKSLRTLVALEAPPTPLSIELTEPIPATIPQGESYNIKDVLVNWSNGTQTPVTTGITYESSAPTKLTVSSTGLIEAVSGAIGSSYISVKYEGKSIRTLVALEAPPTPLSIELSEPIPATIPHAGNYLIKEVLVNWSNGTQTPVTTGITYESSAPTKLTVSPTGLIEAIPGAIGSSYISVKYEGKSIRTLMALEGPPTPLSIELSESLPATIPQGGNYQIKDVLVNWSNGIQTPVTTGITYESSAPTKLTVSSTGLIEALPGVIGSAYIYVKYGGKSYRSLVRIND; encoded by the coding sequence ATGAAAAAAATAATGAGCATAATGATTATAGTTCTTTTGCTTTTTACTCAATCTACAGTATATGCACAAATAGATGTAGAAATTCCCGATATGACTCCTGATTTACAAGCACCATTTATTACTCAAATAAATGTGTCAAATAATGAACTAACTCCGACAACATCAATTAAGGTAATAGCAGATATTTCAGATGAATTATCTGGTTTCAATAATGGTAGTATTACATATAGAAAGCCAAATAATCAGACAAAAACAGTTTCATTTATATTAAATTCAATAAGTGGAAAATATGAAGCTTTAATTAGTGTTCCAGAGATAGACGTAGCTGGAGAATGGAAAGCAACATCAATCTATTTAGAAGATAATAAAGAAAACTATATTTATTTAAGCAACTTATCTAAACAATCAAATGGAGAGGAAATTGATCTTTCAAAACTAAATTTAATTGTTTCGGGTGTTAATTCACCTCCAGAACCAACAGATAAAGAAGCCCCTTTACTTAATTTGATTTCTGTAAATTCTCAAGAAGTAACCATAAATGAGAAAATTGAGTTAGTTGCAGAAGTAACAGATAACGAGTCTGGGGTCTCTACTGTACGTGCAGATTATAGATTGCCAAGCGGAAAATCAAAATCAATTATTTTAAGAGAAAATGCAAATGGGCAATTTGTCGGTAGTTACACGATTGGCAAGTATGATGAGAGTGGAGAATGGGTACTTTCAACAATTTATGTAAATGACAATGCTGGTAATTCCAGAACATCTACAAGTTATTTAGACAGTAATGGTAATGAAATGAATTTTGAGAATTGTAATTTTATAGTCAGTGGAACCATTGTCGATTCTGAGGCACCTGTCTTACAAGATATTTCTGTTACTTCTCAGATAGTCAGACCTAACGAAAAAATTGAAGTAAGGGTAAAAGCGACAGATAATGAGTCAGGTGTAGTGTATGTAAGAGTTAATTATAAAAAGCCAAATGGTAGTACAGGTTCAATGCAACTAGTTAGAAATACTTTAGGTGAATTTATAGGATCTCTTACTGTTAGTCAATATGAGGAGCGAGGCAAATTTACTATTACATCTGTTTATATGGAGGACCTTGTTGGAAATAGAATCACAGCACTAGATTATATTGATTCAGAAGATAATATAAAAGATTTTTCTCATTGTGAAGTAGAAATAACAGGAACTACGCCAGATTGGGAAGGACCTGAATTTATAGGAGGGAACATTAGTAAGTCTCAATTTTCTCCAACACAAGTGGCTGTAAAACTTGTTATTACTGTAGAAGATAAACTATCAGGAATTACATATAGTTCACTTTCAGGTTCATATAAAAAACCAAGTGGACGGTTGTATTATTTAAACTTTTCGAAAGTTAACAATGAATTTACTGCTACAATTTTACTAGATAAATTCGATGAAATGGGTGTCTGGGAACTAGAAAGTCTGTCAATTCGTGATGCTGTTGGTAACTACACAAGGCCAACAAAGGTTGGTGCCAATCCACTATCTGAATTTAATATTAACGTAATGGGAAAGGTTACTATCACTCCAGGGACCTATAATAGTATTTTGTTAAAAGTACCTGAAAGTTTAAATGGAGGTCTATCCTATCAATTACAGCCTGTATTAAAATCTAGTAATTCTGATGTAGCAGATAAGGATATTACCCAAGATACTAAAACAGAATATTCTTCATCTAATTCTAAGTTGTTAACTATTAACTCAAACGGGCTTATGACTGTTCCTGATGATGCTGGATCTGGGTATGTTACTGTAGGAGTAAGTTATGGTGATGTTAGCAAAGAAGAAACAATTAAAATTAATGGCGGTAATATTGACTCGTTTCTTGAAGTTTCTCCGCTTCAGGTTACTCTACATTCAGGGAAAACAGAACAAATAAAAGTTGTAGAGATTTATGATGGGGCAAGGAAAGATGTTACGAACTCTTCAAGCGGCGTTACTTATACTAGCAGTAATCCAACCCTTGTTACAGTAACTAAAGATGGGCTTATTGAAGCTGTTTCCAATGATGAAGAGGGGACAGTTGAAATTTATGTAACTTATAATAATAAAGAAGCAAAATCAACAGTAAAACTAACTAAACCTTCTATTCAGTCCCTATTAATATCACCACTTGAAGAGGAACTATCTTTAAAAAATAATAAATTGCAATTAGTTGTAAAAGCAATAATGACTGATGGTACTACAATTGATGTAACAAAAAGTTCTACAGGGACTAGATATGTCTCATCGAATGTTAATAGAGCCACAATTGATGAAAATGGTCTAATTAGTGTACCAGCTGAGACAAGTCATGGTTCCGAAACAGTGACTATAACAGCTATTAATAATAATATTAAAGTAGAGTCTAGACTAAAGATAAATGGTCCACCATTTTTGGATGCTATTGATTTAAGAAGTTCAATACCTACTACTTTAGAACGAGATAGTAGCTATCAAATTTCAGATGTTCTTGCAAACTGGTCAGATGGTACGCAAACAACAGTAACTTCAGGAATCACTTATGAAAGTAGTGATACAAATAAAATTACTGTTTCTCCAACAGGATTAATTGAAGCAGTACCAGGAGCCATCGGAAGCTCATATATATCAGTGAGGTATGAAGGAAAAAGCATCCGGACATTAGTGGCATTAGAAGATCCAATCACGTTAGAAAGCATCGAGTTAAGTGATACGATACCGACAACATTAGCACAGGACGGTACTCAACAAATTCCAGATATTTTCGCAAACTGGTCTGACGGTAGGCAAACAACAGTAACTTCAGGAATCACATATGAAAGTAGTGATACAAATAAAATTACCGTTTCGCCAACAGGATTGGTTGAACCAGTATCAGGAGCCATCGGAAGCGCATATATATCAGTGAAATATGCAGGAAAAAGCATCCGATCATTAGTTACATTAGAAACACCACCGACACCATTAAGTATTGAACTAAGCGAGCCAATACCGGCAACAATAACGCAAGGAGAAAGCTATCAAATTAAGGATGTATATGTGAACTGGTCTAATGGTATGCAATCCCCAGTGACTGCAGGAATTACGTATGAAAGTAGTGCACCAACAAAACTTACAGTATCGTCAACAGGATTAATCGAAGCAGTACCAGGATCGATTGGAAGCTCATATATATCAGTAAAATATGAAGGGAAAAGCATCCGGACATTAGTGGCATTAGAAACCCCACCCACACCATTGAGTATTGAACTAAGTGAGCTGATACCGGCAACGATACCACAAGGAGAAAGCTATCAAATTAAGGATGTGTTAGTGAACTGGTCGAATGGTACGCAAACCCCAGTGACTACAGGTATAACGTATGAAAGTAGCGCACCAACAAAACTTACAGTATCGTCAACGGGATTAATTGAAGCAGTATCGGGAGCCAACGGCAGCTCCTATATTTCAGTGAGGTATGGAGGAAAAAGTCTCCGGACATTAGTAGCATTAGAAGCACCACCCACACCATTAAGTATTGAACTTACTGAACCGATACCGGCAACAATACCGCAAGGAGAAAGCTATAACATTAAGGATGTGTTAGTGAACTGGTCTAATGGAACGCAAACCCCAGTGACTACAGGAATTACTTATGAAAGTAGTGCACCAACAAAACTTACAGTATCATCAACAGGCTTAATTGAAGCAGTATCAGGAGCCATTGGCAGCTCCTATATCTCAGTGAAGTATGAAGGGAAAAGTATCCGGACATTAGTGGCACTGGAAGCACCACCTACACCATTAAGTATTGAACTAAGTGAGCCGATACCGGCAACAATACCGCATGCTGGAAACTATCTAATTAAGGAAGTTTTAGTGAACTGGTCTAATGGAACGCAAACGCCAGTGACAACAGGAATTACGTATGAAAGTAGTGCACCAACAAAACTTACAGTATCGCCAACTGGATTGATTGAAGCAATACCAGGAGCAATCGGCAGTTCCTATATCTCAGTGAAGTATGAAGGAAAAAGCATTCGAACGTTAATGGCACTAGAAGGACCACCGACACCATTAAGTATTGAACTAAGTGAGTCATTACCGGCAACAATACCGCAAGGAGGAAACTATCAAATTAAGGATGTTTTAGTGAATTGGTCGAATGGTATTCAAACCCCAGTGACAACGGGAATAACGTATGAAAGTAGTGCACCGACAAAACTTACAGTATCGTCAACGGGATTAATTGAAGCGTTACCGGGAGTGATAGGTAGTGCATACATCTATGTAAAATATGGGGGAAAATCCTATCGATCATTAGTTAGAATTAATGATTAA
- a CDS encoding flagellar protein FlaG, which produces MKFVYHEGLEEYYVEIVDSHTDEIIKEIPSKELLDAYYQMQKIIGNIVDEKV; this is translated from the coding sequence TTGAAATTTGTTTACCATGAGGGCTTAGAAGAGTATTATGTAGAAATTGTTGATTCACATACTGACGAAATCATCAAAGAAATTCCCTCAAAAGAATTACTTGATGCCTATTATCAAATGCAAAAAATTATTGGAAATATAGTAGACGAAAAGGTTTAA
- the fliD gene encoding flagellar filament capping protein FliD, with protein sequence MANISRNYSYLQTANSRITGLASGMDTESMVEKLMKAESAQMEKLQQQKQTYEWKRDTYRDINKNLSTFKDNIFDKFGLKGSFTSKTVSVSDSNKLSVTAGASATGTLSMQKVDQLASSATKKVSLSLEHFGFTGGPGSSASFRVDGRDVTVSYSKTDTLDQLVEKLKTIEGLENAVIKDGAISLGTDKVEVGSATNFFKKLGFDLGSSPTSTTKVPSQSKEITLNAFGLSSDGTIKLKVIQSDGTLKETAIDYKSTDTLDSFLIKLNNSGAGITALFSKGEISLTANATGKIAGGAMQVTEDSQGLFQKLGFLSSTIGEIANGENAKYIVNGLNMESTSNSFSISGYSITLKEVFDNSATSPITISSSTDIDAMVNKVKEFITTYNELITSLNDKMSEAKYRDFKPLTDAQKNEMTDEQITKWEEKAKSGIIRNDSTVRNALSNLRNVIYQTVEGVDSQYNALYKIGITTTSSYNDGGKMEINDDTKLREALTKDPDSVIKLFTLNDTSDNEKDANHDGNPNTGIGVIAQLRKVADNTVKLIEVTAGKSSSTDQNYTLGKQLININQRIDDWKERLKDIENRYWKQFSAMEDAIQRANSQSAYLMSM encoded by the coding sequence ATGGCAAATATTTCAAGAAATTATTCATATTTACAAACTGCAAATAGCCGAATTACTGGTTTAGCATCAGGAATGGATACCGAGTCAATGGTAGAAAAACTGATGAAGGCTGAAAGTGCTCAAATGGAAAAACTGCAACAACAAAAGCAAACATATGAGTGGAAACGAGATACATATCGAGATATTAATAAAAATTTATCCACATTTAAAGACAATATATTCGATAAATTTGGACTTAAAGGAAGTTTTACTTCAAAAACAGTCTCAGTGTCGGATTCAAATAAATTATCAGTAACAGCGGGAGCAAGTGCTACGGGCACACTCAGTATGCAAAAGGTTGATCAATTAGCTTCATCTGCAACGAAAAAAGTAAGCTTATCTTTGGAACATTTTGGTTTTACAGGAGGCCCTGGTAGTAGTGCTTCATTTAGAGTGGATGGTCGAGATGTTACAGTTTCTTATAGTAAAACTGATACGCTTGATCAACTAGTTGAAAAATTAAAAACTATAGAAGGCTTAGAAAATGCTGTGATAAAAGATGGCGCAATCTCCTTAGGAACGGACAAAGTAGAAGTTGGTAGTGCGACAAACTTTTTTAAAAAGTTAGGATTTGATTTAGGCAGTAGTCCTACTTCTACTACAAAGGTACCGAGTCAAAGTAAAGAAATAACACTTAATGCATTTGGATTATCCAGTGATGGCACGATTAAATTAAAAGTTATTCAATCTGACGGGACCTTAAAAGAAACTGCTATTGATTATAAATCAACAGATACTCTTGATTCTTTTCTGATAAAGTTAAATAATTCAGGGGCAGGAATAACTGCTTTATTTTCTAAAGGTGAAATATCCCTAACAGCAAATGCAACAGGTAAAATAGCAGGTGGGGCTATGCAAGTTACAGAAGATTCTCAAGGGTTATTCCAAAAGCTTGGCTTCCTATCTAGTACCATTGGGGAAATTGCGAATGGTGAAAATGCAAAATATATAGTTAATGGTTTAAACATGGAAAGTACATCAAACTCTTTTAGTATTTCAGGGTATAGCATTACACTAAAAGAAGTATTCGATAATTCGGCAACTTCACCTATCACGATTTCTTCTTCTACCGATATTGATGCCATGGTTAATAAAGTCAAAGAGTTTATTACAACTTACAATGAATTAATTACTTCCTTAAATGATAAAATGTCTGAAGCAAAATATCGTGATTTTAAACCACTTACAGATGCGCAAAAAAATGAAATGACTGACGAGCAAATTACAAAATGGGAAGAAAAGGCTAAGTCCGGAATTATTCGAAATGATTCCACTGTTAGAAATGCACTTTCAAATTTAAGAAATGTCATTTATCAAACAGTAGAAGGTGTAGATTCACAATATAATGCGCTCTATAAAATAGGGATTACAACAACAAGCTCCTACAATGATGGTGGGAAAATGGAAATTAATGACGATACTAAACTTCGTGAAGCATTAACGAAAGATCCTGATAGTGTTATCAAACTATTTACACTTAATGACACAAGTGATAATGAAAAAGATGCAAATCATGATGGGAATCCTAACACAGGTATTGGTGTCATTGCACAATTGCGTAAAGTGGCTGATAATACTGTTAAGTTAATCGAAGTCACAGCTGGAAAATCTTCATCGACAGATCAAAATTACACTTTAGGAAAACAATTAATCAACATCAACCAACGAATTGATGATTGGAAAGAGCGATTAAAAGATATTGAAAACCGTTACTGGAAACAGTTCTCTGCAATGGAAGATGCTATTCAAAGGGCTAATTCTCAATCGGCTTACTTGATGTCGATGTAA
- the fliS gene encoding flagellar export chaperone FliS: MSTQAAYNAYKQNSVTTASPGDLTLMLYNGCLKFLNQSKKAIEDKNIQEKNTNIQKAQAIISELMSTLNMEIAVSQQMFSLYEYMKTSLTEANIKNDLSIINEVEGLVVEFRDTWKEVIRINRQQQFSGNQI; this comes from the coding sequence ATGTCAACACAAGCTGCCTACAATGCTTATAAACAAAATAGTGTGACAACCGCTTCACCTGGTGATTTGACACTGATGCTTTATAATGGTTGTCTAAAATTTTTAAATCAAAGTAAAAAAGCAATTGAAGATAAGAACATTCAAGAAAAAAATACAAACATACAAAAGGCACAAGCGATTATTTCCGAACTCATGTCTACATTAAATATGGAAATTGCTGTCTCACAGCAAATGTTTTCATTATATGAATACATGAAAACCAGTCTTACTGAAGCCAATATTAAAAATGATCTTTCTATTATAAATGAAGTTGAAGGTTTGGTTGTGGAATTCCGTGATACGTGGAAGGAAGTCATACGTATTAATCGACAACAACAATTTTCAGGGAACCAAATATAA
- a CDS encoding flagellar protein FliT has protein sequence MDLVQQLLKASQELFTHLINIPTTKERDDFIERMNQLLDVRGEIINQLKEIEPNPIQSHNFNNELILLDKNIRKQLNKVKLSIADDMKQLQVSKKSEQRYVNPYAAVQVMDGTYYDQKK, from the coding sequence ATGGATTTGGTTCAACAATTACTTAAAGCTTCTCAGGAGCTTTTTACACATTTAATTAATATTCCTACTACAAAAGAACGAGATGACTTTATTGAAAGAATGAATCAATTGCTTGATGTAAGAGGAGAAATAATTAATCAATTGAAAGAGATAGAACCAAACCCGATTCAAAGTCATAATTTCAATAATGAACTCATTTTACTAGATAAAAATATTCGTAAGCAATTAAATAAAGTAAAATTGAGTATTGCTGATGACATGAAACAACTTCAGGTATCTAAGAAATCTGAACAACGATATGTAAATCCGTATGCTGCAGTTCAAGTGATGGATGGTACCTATTACGATCAGAAAAAGTAA
- a CDS encoding IS1182 family transposase, translated as MMSKNQKSERDQIEMITIDQLVPQDHLVRKIESAIDFSFIYPLVESLYSTLGRPSVDPVVLIKMTFVQYVFGIRSMRQTIKEIETNMAYRWFLGFGFHSDVPHFSTFGKNYERRFQDTDIFEQIFYRILKEIADKGLLSADHVFIDSTHVKASANKRKFEKKIVRKETRAYEAKLQEELNQDRIDHGKKPFPPDKFEKEEMKEIKESTTDPESGYYVKDERTKQFAYSFHAAADRYGFILGSIVTPGNVHDSHMLQPLVEKVMENVKKPLAVAADAAYKTPAITKFLFDQDIQPALPYTRPKTKDGYLRKHEYVYDEYYDCYLCPEGQILKYSTTTKDGKRQYKSNPTQCATCPLLAQCTNSKDHRKIIERHIWAHHVEEADHLRHQNEIKQIYARRKETIERVFADAKEKHGMRWTTLRGIKKLSMQAMLTFAAMNLKKLANWTWQVKETV; from the coding sequence ATGATGTCGAAAAATCAAAAGAGTGAACGCGATCAAATTGAGATGATTACAATAGATCAACTTGTACCACAAGACCATCTTGTCAGAAAGATTGAATCAGCTATTGATTTTTCTTTCATCTATCCACTAGTAGAATCACTATATTCTACATTAGGCCGACCAAGTGTCGACCCAGTAGTTTTAATTAAAATGACATTTGTTCAATATGTATTCGGTATTCGTTCGATGCGTCAAACTATAAAAGAGATTGAAACAAATATGGCGTATCGTTGGTTTTTAGGGTTTGGATTCCATTCGGATGTACCACACTTCTCTACCTTCGGTAAAAATTATGAACGTCGTTTTCAAGACACGGATATCTTTGAACAGATCTTCTATCGAATTCTTAAAGAAATTGCAGATAAAGGATTACTAAGTGCCGACCATGTTTTCATTGATTCTACTCATGTTAAAGCGAGTGCGAATAAACGTAAATTTGAAAAGAAAATAGTTCGTAAAGAGACTCGAGCATATGAAGCGAAACTCCAAGAAGAATTGAATCAAGATCGAATTGATCACGGGAAGAAACCATTCCCGCCAGATAAATTTGAAAAAGAAGAGATGAAGGAGATTAAAGAAAGTACAACAGACCCTGAAAGTGGTTACTATGTAAAAGATGAACGGACAAAGCAGTTTGCTTACTCATTTCATGCGGCAGCGGATCGCTATGGATTTATACTTGGCTCAATTGTGACACCTGGGAATGTTCATGATAGTCATATGCTTCAACCACTTGTTGAAAAGGTAATGGAAAACGTGAAAAAGCCACTTGCTGTTGCTGCCGATGCTGCTTATAAAACACCTGCAATCACTAAATTCTTATTTGACCAAGATATTCAACCAGCACTTCCTTATACACGCCCCAAGACAAAGGACGGATATTTACGCAAACATGAGTATGTTTATGACGAGTACTATGATTGCTACCTTTGTCCGGAAGGGCAAATCCTAAAATATTCAACAACGACTAAAGATGGAAAACGCCAATATAAATCGAACCCTACTCAGTGTGCGACCTGTCCTTTGCTTGCTCAATGTACAAACAGTAAAGACCACCGAAAAATCATTGAGCGTCATATTTGGGCACATCATGTAGAGGAAGCGGATCATCTTCGTCATCAAAACGAAATTAAACAAATATATGCTAGACGTAAAGAAACGATTGAACGTGTCTTTGCCGATGCAAAAGAAAAGCATGGTATGCGATGGACAACCCTACGAGGGATAAAAAAATTGTCTATGCAGGCGATGCTTACTTTTGCTGCCATGAATTTAAAGAAGCTTGCCAATTGGACATGGCAAGTTAAAGAAACGGTCTAA
- a CDS encoding PilZ domain-containing protein encodes MQFKRKESFRFVFNNPIDASFTIIQKEANENHEPSKFPCQILDIIPKGIKMYREGEIKERVQNNTLLDVEFVLDVTNIKATGQVMWVKPLGSGKQYGVSLPDQPDIEELIIFEMKQRRRKEVLAKTH; translated from the coding sequence ATGCAATTCAAACGTAAAGAAAGTTTCCGATTTGTATTCAATAATCCGATAGATGCTAGTTTTACAATCATCCAAAAAGAAGCTAATGAAAACCATGAACCATCTAAGTTTCCTTGTCAGATTCTCGACATTATCCCGAAAGGTATAAAAATGTACCGTGAAGGTGAAATTAAGGAACGTGTCCAAAATAATACACTTCTTGATGTTGAGTTTGTCCTTGATGTTACAAACATCAAAGCCACTGGTCAGGTGATGTGGGTAAAGCCTCTAGGAAGTGGGAAACAATATGGAGTTTCATTACCTGATCAACCGGATATTGAGGAGTTAATTATCTTTGAAATGAAGCAACGACGTAGAAAAGAAGTGTTAGCAAAGACGCATTAA
- the raiA gene encoding ribosome-associated translation inhibitor RaiA, translated as MLNFNIRGENIEVTPAIREHVENKIEKIERYFNDDLNANANVNLKVYNDKQTKVEVTIPLKSVTLRAEERHDDMYAAIDLIVDKLERQIRKHKTKVNRKFREREGVGVYFAQEVAATGTVVEEEDFPIVRTKQFDLKPMDQEEAVLQMNLLGHDFYIYTDAESNGTNIVYKRRDGKYGLIETN; from the coding sequence ATGCTAAACTTTAACATTCGTGGTGAAAACATTGAGGTAACTCCAGCGATTCGTGAACACGTTGAAAACAAAATCGAGAAAATCGAACGTTATTTCAATGATGATTTAAACGCAAACGCTAATGTCAATCTAAAGGTTTATAACGATAAACAAACGAAAGTAGAAGTAACTATTCCTTTAAAAAGTGTGACACTTCGCGCAGAAGAACGTCATGATGATATGTATGCAGCAATTGATTTAATAGTTGATAAATTAGAACGTCAAATTCGTAAACATAAAACAAAAGTAAACCGTAAGTTCCGTGAACGTGAAGGCGTTGGTGTTTACTTTGCACAGGAAGTAGCCGCTACAGGAACAGTTGTTGAAGAAGAAGATTTCCCAATTGTTCGTACAAAACAATTCGACTTAAAACCAATGGATCAGGAAGAAGCTGTTCTTCAAATGAATTTACTTGGCCATGATTTCTACATCTACACTGATGCTGAATCTAATGGCACAAACATTGTGTACAAACGTCGTGACGGGAAATATGGTTTAATTGAAACAAATTAA
- a CDS encoding DMT family transporter: MGNESSKLTSYLLLALLVVIWGASWPIYKMGVHFMPPLLFAGIRAFVGGVILLMIAWKNRHLLRFKENWKYYSISAILNMVLYLGIQTIGLVYLPGGLFSVLVYFQPVLLGILAWIFLGEDMTSFKIIGLVIGFIGIFFASFDGLAIHVSAIGVTLALLTAFVWASGVIYVKKNNQRVNSFWMVVMQLILGGAVLLGSSFLIEDFNAIQWNGKLIGSIVWGSTAGMAVAQVLYFKLINEGEASKVGAFTFLVPILAVLISAAFFDETITSTLFIGMVFVGMSIYLVNMKPRKIAIRDKIKKTT; this comes from the coding sequence ATGGGAAATGAAAGTTCAAAGCTAACCTCGTACTTATTGTTAGCGCTGTTGGTGGTCATCTGGGGGGCGAGCTGGCCAATTTATAAAATGGGCGTACACTTCATGCCCCCTCTCCTTTTTGCAGGGATCCGTGCATTTGTTGGTGGGGTAATTTTATTAATGATTGCTTGGAAAAATCGACATTTACTAAGGTTTAAAGAAAACTGGAAATACTATAGCATTTCCGCCATCCTCAACATGGTGTTGTATCTAGGTATCCAAACAATCGGGCTAGTATATTTACCAGGGGGGCTTTTCTCTGTTTTAGTTTATTTCCAACCGGTTTTACTCGGAATCTTAGCGTGGATCTTTTTAGGAGAAGACATGACCTCGTTTAAGATTATTGGACTCGTTATAGGATTTATTGGTATATTTTTCGCAAGTTTTGACGGATTGGCCATTCATGTTTCCGCAATCGGTGTCACACTTGCATTGTTAACTGCATTCGTCTGGGCAAGCGGTGTGATCTATGTAAAGAAAAATAATCAAAGAGTCAATTCCTTCTGGATGGTTGTCATGCAGCTTATTCTAGGTGGTGCAGTATTATTAGGTTCCAGCTTCCTAATTGAGGATTTCAATGCAATTCAATGGAATGGAAAACTGATTGGAAGTATCGTTTGGGGATCAACTGCAGGCATGGCAGTGGCGCAAGTTCTCTATTTCAAATTAATTAATGAAGGCGAGGCAAGTAAAGTTGGTGCATTCACGTTTTTAGTGCCGATTTTAGCCGTGCTCATCAGTGCTGCATTCTTTGATGAGACCATCACATCTACCTTATTTATCGGGATGGTATTCGTAGGCATGAGTATTTATTTAGTGAATATGAAACCGCGCAAGATCGCAATACGGGATAAAATCAAAAAAACAACTTAG
- a CDS encoding helix-turn-helix transcriptional regulator — protein MQNRIKDLRTIYDLTQDELAERLEVSRQTIISLEKGRYNPSIMLAYKISKVFQCRIEDVFIFEEEKNNG, from the coding sequence GTGCAAAATCGCATCAAGGATCTACGTACAATTTATGATTTAACTCAAGATGAGCTTGCTGAAAGACTTGAAGTTTCCAGACAGACCATTATCTCACTTGAAAAGGGGAGATATAATCCATCCATTATGTTGGCGTATAAAATCTCTAAGGTGTTTCAGTGTCGGATAGAAGATGTGTTTATTTTCGAGGAGGAGAAAAATAATGGATAA
- a CDS encoding tautomerase family protein — protein sequence MPIITVKLAKGGTVKQKQAFVEAITKQAVQHLNVKEEWVTVLFDEYERDNWASSGQLHSIKFGEGFGKKGTE from the coding sequence ATGCCGATTATTACGGTCAAATTGGCAAAAGGTGGTACTGTAAAACAGAAGCAAGCATTTGTGGAAGCGATCACAAAACAAGCAGTCCAACATTTAAATGTAAAGGAAGAATGGGTCACAGTGTTATTTGATGAATACGAGCGAGACAACTGGGCTTCTAGTGGTCAGCTTCATTCCATTAAGTTTGGTGAAGGTTTTGGGAAAAAAGGAACGGAGTAG